The genome window TCCGGCGCAACTTTGAGATGCTCGACGCCCAGGCCCCCGAGGTCGTCTCAATGAGCGTCCAGGGGGACCACGTCGTCGTGATCCTTCGCGAACGGGGTCGCTACATCGCCACCGACCTCGAATACTCCGTTCGATGCGCCCAGGTCTTCACCCTGTCCGACGGCCTCGTCCGCCGCGTCCGGGAGATCATCGTCGACGAACCGGCGGACTAACGGCCAACGATCAGCGAAGGTCTGTCAGCTTCGCGGTAACGATTCGCGGAGCTTCGAACCGCTCGACGCCCCAGGGGACGATGATCTTGTGCTCCGCACCCACAGCCGGAATCGATTCGAAGCCGGCAGGCAGGGCGCGGACGATGATGCGAGCCTCCCCCTCCGGCAGGCGCAGATGATAAAGTCCGTCCAGGTCGGTGGTCGCCGTCCGACCCCCGGGGCGGGCTTCCACCACGGCGCCGGGGAGTCCGCGGCCCTGCATTGAGTCGATGACCTTTCCCACGACCTCGACGCCTTCGATCGCTTCCAAGTCGACGTGAAGCGTGCCGTCGACCGGCGGCTTGAGGTCATCCTTCGCGCGATAGGTCCACAGCTTGCATTCGTCCGGCCCGTGGAGCACGAGGTCGACCGCGGCAGGCACAATGGGACCGATCCTGTAACGGCCGTCCGCCCGCACCGAGACCCGGTTCAGGCCGCGGGGATGAACCGAGAAAGCGTCGCTCTTCGGTTCTCGGCCGACGGCCTCGACCGACAATTGCGAGAGATCGAGTCCGGGGATCTCCGTCGAGACTCGGCCTTCGATCCAGGAAGCCGGCACGGCCGCCAGCGTCGGCCGGTCGCCGGGGCGAAATTCGGCCGCGTTCAACGGAGCCGGGTCACCTTGCGAGTTGATACGCGCCGGACGGACTGTCACCGGTCGGCCCTGGCCGTCCGTGATCTCCAACCATAGAGTCGTCTCCGTGTTCGGCAGCGATTCCGAGAACTGGAACGAACCATCGACGGCCGTCGTCGCGACGACTGGGAGCCGTCCCGGGGCGTGAAGCCCCTGCGGGTCATCGGGGATGGGCAGGCGAATGCGGTGGATCATTCGATTGTCACCCGTGCCCTGATAAAATTGGGCCCGAGTCGCCTGGATGCGTGCGCCGGCCATGGGATGACCGTCTCGATCGACGAGGACGCCGCCGAATTCTCCGGGCCGATCGAGCTTGACGTTGAAGTCGCGGCCCGTCTCGGCATTGAACCTCGGATTGGTCGCCCACAAATCAGATCCGACCGCGGAAACAAAACCCGGCGCGCGTGCCAGCACGCAAACCAGGCTGACCGACGGGTCGACTTTCCAGGAGTATCGCCCACGATCATCGCTCGTGAGCGAGGCTCGAAGACGCCCCGGCAAGGGCCCGTTTCCCGCGTCCTCGATGACCACTGTGGCACCCGGAACGGGTCTACCCTCCGGGTCGAGGACGACGCCCTTGAGTTCCATGGCGGGTTCCTCGCGAGGGGGCAGGACGACCTCGACGAGCCCGTCGGCCGTGGGTTGGATCTCGAATGGCTGTTCCTGGCCGCCGGGCGAGGCGATCTTCAGTGCGAAGGGGGCGTCCGAGGGGATCTTGATTCGGGAGGCCATTATGGGGTCGAGCGTCAGGCGCCCGTCGGCGTTCGTCGTGCCGTTCCGAAGACCCATCAAGCCGTCTCGGCCGGGCCAGGAGATCCTCGCCCCGGCGACGGGCCGGTGGTCGGCGTCGACGACGCGGAACCGAGCGACGACGTAAGGCGGCACCTCGATCGTCGGGACCTCGAACCGCTCAACGCCCTCCGGGACTTGCACGCCGCGCTTGGACTCCAGTCGCAGGATGGGTGAGTCTCCTCGGACGTCGACGCCGACCATCTGGCGGATCATCGACTCGCCCCGGATACGGTAGCGGCCTTCGGCGTCGGTGCGGGTTCGAGCCATGCGGTTGAGCAAATGGATCTCGGGCATGTAAAGGCCGACCGTCGCCCCGGCCATGGGCCGGTTCGTCCCCCGCTCCACCACCTTCCCGATCATCTCAACGCCCCGCCGCAGGGTGACGGACGCCTCGGTCGTGGCACCTAACGTCGGGGAGACGCTCAAGGCATCATTGGTGATCCAGTCCTGATCACGGCCCGGTCCTTCGACGAGGAGGTCGACCTTCTCCGCGTCCAGGTAGTCCAGCGTGAACTTGCCGTCTGCGGCGACGGGAACTGCGCAGGAGCGGTTAAGGTCGAGGTTGTCCATTCGGCCTCGCGTGAGCCGGACGCGGATCCACAACCTGGAAAGGTCTACGTCAGGAACCTCGGATCGGACCTTCCCTTCGACCCGGGCCGACGGAACCGCCGTGATCTGGGTTTGGGCCTTGGTCGAGACGGCGACAAGCTTCTCCAGCCAGGCATTGTGAAGCCAGCGGCGATCCGAGGCGGGTTGAGGGATCATGGGCCGGCCGTCGGCGGTCCGGATTTCAAGCCGGACCTCGGTGCCCCAATCCTTGCAACCGTGGGGGAACGAGAACGAGCCATCGGCGGCCGTCGTCGTGGTCGTATTGGGGACGAGGGAGTCGATATCCAGCGCCACGGGCCCGCTCCGACCTGTACTATCGCCCTCGGTTCGAACCAGGGCGATCTGGGCCAGTCGCACCGTCGCTCCGGCGACCGGCTTCCCACGCTCATCGACCAGTCGACAGGAGAACGGCGCGGCCGCCGGGAACTTCAAGAGCCACTCCAGGCCGCCGGGCCGATAGTCCGGAGACATGCCACCGTACGACGGCACGCATCCCGGGGCCCAGAACAGGAAGCGGCTGCGGTCCTTCAGGTCGACCCCCTTGAGGGCGAACCGCCCACCAGCGTCGGTGCGGACGGTGAGTCGCCCTCCGACTCGCGGGTTCGCCTCGACGCCGACGACGCCGGCAAGCGGCTGCCCTTGCGGGTCGACAACCATCCCGCGGAACTCGTCGGCGCCACCCTCGCGACGAGGCAGCGTTATCTTGACGACTTCCTCGCCTGCGGCGTGGACCTGGAGTTTGTGCGTCTGCCCTCCGGGCGCGACGACCTCCACCATTGCCGGCTCGTCGCCGGGGATTGTGTTCCACGGGGAGGCGGCGACGAGGAGGCCGTCGGCACCGGTCTTCCCGAAGACGGGCCAGTATTCGACGCCCTTGAGAAGCAGGTCATCGACCTGCGGTTTCGCGCCGGGCACCGATGGGATGAACGAGATCGCGAACTTGACGCTTGAATAGATCTTGTCTCCCGAAGCGATGGTCGTCGTCCAGGAGCCGGCGGGAGCGTCGGCGGGAACGAAGAGAGTGGGCTTCCCGGCGCTGACCGTGACACTCGCGTCGGCAACCGGTCGGCGGTCAGCGTCGATGACGCGAATGCGCGGCACGATGTGGGGCGGGGCCTCGATCGTCGGGGGCTCGAAGGCGGCGACGCCATCGGGGATCGTCACAAATCGCTTGGATTCCACTTGCGGTACGAGCGCGTGGGACCGGGGATCGACGCCGAAGACGTACCGACGAGGTGAAAGGCGCAGTCGGTAACGGCCATCGACGTCGGTGCGGACCTGGACGGTCTGATCGAAAAACTGCATGTCCGCCACCTGCGCGACGAACGCCACCCCCGCCAGGGGGCGGCCCGTTTTCCGCTCGACGACCTTGCCGATCACTTCCACACCCGGGCGGAGCGACAACGACGCTTCGGTCGTCGCGCCGAGAGTGGGTTGAATGTCCCTCGCGTCGTCGACGATCCAGTCCTGGTGGCGGCCAGGGCCTTCGACTCTAAGATCGACCTTCGTGTTGCTCAGACAGTCGAATGCGAACCAGCCGTCGGCGGTGACGGGGACGCTCGGGAGGACGTCCTCCAGCGATGCAAACCGCGCCAGCGACGACCGGACCTTCACTCGCAACTGGGAAAGGTCGACTCCCGGGACCTGGGAGGTGATCTTGCCCGAAAGCCGCGCGGCGGGGACGACTGTGATTTGGGTCTTCTCCGTGGTCGAGACGGCGACCGACTCGATCGTCCAGGGGAATCCTGGCCTGGGAGTGATTGGCTTCGCGAAGGGTTGGGGGACCATCATCCGGCCGTCTCGCGTGCGGATCGTTAGATTCACCTCCGTCGCCGCCGACTTCGACGCATACGGAAAGGTGAACGATCCGTCGTCGTTCGTCGTCGTGGTCGTCTCGGGAAAGGGCGAATCGCTCTGGAGAGGGACAAGGTCGCATGAGCCGCTTTGGCCGTCCTTCGAATCGATGACAGCGACTTGTGTCAAGCGTACCGTCGCGCCGGTGATCGGCTTCCCGACCGCGTCGACGATCCGCCCGGAGAACGGCGCGGCCTCCTGAAGTTTGCAGACCCACTTCGTGTCTTGGGGGCGATCGACGAACGGAATGGTCGGGGACGCCGGGAAGTAACCCGGGGCGGAGAAGACGAAGCGGACGGGCTTGTTCCGGTCGACATTATCCAGCGTGAACCGGCCGTCGGCATCGGTGACGACTCGTCGGGCATTGCGGCCGAGGGGCGCTTCCACCCCGACAGCACCGGCGATGGGACGGTTTTGGGGATCGACGACCATCCCGTGGAACACATCAGCTGCGCCCTGTCTCGGCGGCAGCACGACCTCGACGCCGCCGGTCGCGGAGGCGAACCTGGATTCATGCTTCGTGCCATCGGGAAGATCGACCCACACCTTGACGGGTTCATCGCCGGGCACAAGGTCCGAGGACTCAGTGACGGCAAGTCGCCCGTCCGCGTCCGTCTCGCCAAAGACGGTCCAAAACTCCGCACTCTTGAGACGTTGAGCATCAGAAAACGACTTCGCATCAGCGTCTGAAACGACGCTAACCGTGAAGTTGTCCTCTCCTCCGCCGGTCAATGGAAGTGCAGGGACGGGAGTCGGGAAGTAACTCCCGACGCACGCCGTGACCTTCATCCCCGCGAGTGGCCGATGGTCGGCATCGACCACGCGGACGCGGGCGGCGACGTAAGGCGGCATCTCGATCGTCGGCGCCTCGAATCTGGCGACTCCCTCGGGGACCGTCACGAATCGCTTGGATTCCATCTCTTGCCACTGATCCCATCCTGCGTGGACGCTGACGCCGAAGATGCGTCGGCCATGCTCCATTCGAAGCTTATAACGTCCCTGGGCGTCTGTGGTGACCCGGGCGGCATGGTGGCCAAACATGAGCTTCGGATCGCTCGCCCCCAAGGTGACTCCCGAGGCCGGGCGACCCGTGCCCCTCTCGACGACCTTGCCGACGACTTCGACGCCGGTCCTCAGTGTCAGGGTGGCCTTTGTAGTTGCACCCAGGATCGGCTGGATATTCCTGGCGTCAGAGGCAATCCAGTCCTGGTCACGCCCCGGCCCTTCGACACGGAGATCGATGCTGCCGGCGTTCAGGCCGTCGATCGTGAATCGGCCGTCGGCGGCGACGGGGACGCTGGGAGTTTCGTCGAGAGGGAATGGCCCCGGCGACCGTCCGATCGACGGCCAGGTCCGAACTCTGAGCTGGGAGAGATCCACTCCCTGGACCTGTGAAGCAACACTGCCCTCCAGCCGCGCCGCTGGGACAACCGTAATCCGAGTATTCTCCACGGTCGAGACGGCGACCAGTCCGATCGTGAACGGATTACGGGGATTGAACGGAGAGTCTTTCCACTCGACACGAGGCACCATCAGGCGGCCGTTGCCCGTTCTGATCTCCAGGTCCACGTCTGTCGACACAGTGCTGGAAGCGTAGGGGAAGGTGAATGAGCCGTCGGCGGCCGTCGTCCCCGAGAGGCCGGGTGCGGGCCAGTCGGCGCCGATGGGGAAGGTGCTGGTTTTGAAACCATTGTCACCCTGCTTCTCGCTGGCGACGATCCGCTTCAGACGCACTGTCGCGCCGGCGATAGGCTCGCCGTGATCGTCGACGACCTGGCCTGAAAATGGCGAGGCCTCTCGGAGAGGGAATCTCCACTTCGTGGCTTGCGGACGAGAGATGAACTTGACCAGCCCACGCGCAGGGATGTACCCGGGGGCCCAGAAGACGAAAGGAGTGTGTTTCGTCAGGTTCGCCCCTTCGAGCGTGAATCGACCTTCGGCGTCCGTGACGACGCGTCGGGATGACGGTCCAATGGGTATCTCGACGCCGGTCACACCGGCGATCGGACGCCCTTGCGAGTCGATGATCTCCCCGCTGAAGACGTCGAACTTGGGGGCGGGGCGTCCTGCTGCGGGGGGCGGTTCCTGGCGCGGTGGTTCACTCGCCTCGGAGAGGCGGACGCGCAGGCCGCCGATGCCCAGTGCGGCGACAAGCGCAAGAGGGCCGATGGTCAGGGTGCGGAACAGCGAAGGGCGTGAGAGCGAACGCGTCATGTCATCCTCCAGGAGGCGTTCGATGCGGATCGCCGTGGTTCGGCGGTCCAGGAAGGGGAGCGAGGTCGACGGGACGGAGCGGCCGGTCGGCCGGCGGGACAGCTCCAGGAGCAGTCGGGCCAGGCCTTTCGGGTCGTCGCCCAGGGATACGGCCGCCTCGTCGCAGAGCAACTCCCGCTCGCGGTCAAGGCGGCTCAGAAGCCAGTGGACCAAAGGGTGATGCCACGACGGGACGCGGATCAGCTCCTGCAAGAGCTTCCACGCGTCGTCATATCGTCGGACGTGCGCGAGTTCATGCCAGAGCGCCGCCCGACGCTGGTCGGTGGATCGCTCGTCCCAGGCTTCGGCTCCAGGAAGGAGGATCAGCGGCCGGAAGCCGCCGACGACCACCGGCGACGTCGTTCCTGAATGCCTGGCGAGTCGGACGGGCCGCGATGTCGGCAACTCGGCGCGGCATTCGTCGAACAGGGATAAGTCGTCGGCCGACGCCGAGACGGCCCGTCGCGACCACCTGGCGAGCGAGCCGGCCCCTAGCAGGAGTCTCGCGAGCATCATGATCGTTCCGGCGGCCCAGACGCCGGCCGCTGAACGCCAGGCGACCTTCGGCCAATCGATCGGCTCCGGCGGGGGCGCCGCGGGGATCTCGACGGCGACGATGGGTTCGATCTCGGCGATCGTCTCCACGATCGGTTCGCGGGGCATGACGAGCGGCGGCGGGGGCTCGTGGAGGGGCACGCTCGGTGGTGCCGGCGCAGGTGTTGCAACGGCCGGCGCCGGCCAGGGGATGGCGGCGTCTCCCCAGCGCGGGGAGACGGCCAAGAGCGGGCCAGCCAGCAGGACGGCGGTGCAAAGTGCGTGTCGGGTGGCCGCACGCCTCGGCGGGCGGATCGCCAGCCAGACGGCCAGCGCGGCGATCAGGAAGCCCCATCGGATCGATGTGTCGACGAGTCGATAAACGAGGATGGCGGCGGGGTCGTCGCTCATGGCTTCTTCCTCCGCCTGGTCGCCTTCTTCGGTTCGGCCTCGCCCCCCTGCTCCGCCTCGGCGAGCTTCGATTCGATGGCCCGGAGGTCGTCGGGGGCGATCTGCTCGGAGTCGACGAGTCCGAGGATCAGCTTCTCCGCCGATCCGTGGAAGAACCGCGCGAGGAAGTCCGAAAGCAGGCTGCCGGTCGCCTCGCGACTCGACACCGCAGGCCGGTAAACGTGCGTCTGGCCGTCCTTGTCGTGCTCCACGAGCCCGGCCTTCTCCATCTGCTGGAGCAGCCCGAGGACCGTCGTGTAAGGCTGCCGATCCCCGCGCGGGAGGTGCTCCATCAGCCCCCGCACCGTCAGCGGCCCGTGTTCCCAGAGGACCCGGAGGACCGCGAACTGTCGCTCCGTCATCGCCAGCACCTTACGCCCCGCCATTGCGATCCTCCTCGTGCGAACTTCGGCCTACGCGGCTGAACGTACGGATTGTTGCGTAGGTTGTGCGGCGGGTCAAGGGGGGATCGCGGGTGGGAGATCCTGGTGATACGATGAGCCTTTCTCGCCTTCTCCCCCCGGGAGAAGGTGGCCGGTACGGCCGGATGAGGGTTGTAGCGTTTCAAGGCAGCCGATGATTTCGAGGATCCTTCCCGTCTACTTCGACCGGATGAGCAGGCGATCGCATGAACGATGACGGCCCTTCGAGGAATGGGAAAAAGCCGCGGCTTGATCCCGAACTGAAGCGGCGGGCGAAGATGAATCGCAGGGAGCCGACAGCGCCCGAGCGGCTGCTTTGGCAAGTCTTGCGCGGGGGGCGTCTCCGTGGGACGAAGTTCCGCCGTCAGGTCGTAATCGAGCCTTATGTAGTCGACTTTTTCTGTCACGAATCAAGGTTGGCTGTGGAGGTTGACGGCGAGAGCCACGCTGATCGAGGCGAGGCCGATTTGACCCGTCAGCGGTGGCTGGAAGCCCAGGGGATTCGCGTGCTTCGAGTCGGGAACGACGACGTGTTGAAGGATATGGAAACTGTGGTTGAAGCGATCCTTCTCGCTTTGGATCGAGCAAAGGCGCTAGGGAGCGGTTGAGTCTCCAGTGAGCCAGGGAGGCTTTTGCGAGCCCCTCATGCCCTCCGAACTCCGACGACCCTCATCCGGCCGTACCGGCCACCTTCTCCCGGGGGGAGAAGGCGAGGAGGGTGTCTCCGATGTGAGAATATGGCGATGAGCGACGATGATTCCATACCCTTCGCCGACGAGCCGCGCGAGGAGATCCCACGAGGCGCGGCGACGATGGATGCGGAGAAACCGCCGGCGCGTTGGTGTCGCTTCATCCCGTTCGTGCTGATCCTGGCGGCGGGGTTGGGACACGGGTGGGCGATCTGGCGGGGGATGGGGGGCGCGGCAGGGATCGGCGACGAGTGGG of Paludisphaera rhizosphaerae contains these proteins:
- a CDS encoding carboxypeptidase regulatory-like domain-containing protein, which gives rise to MSDDPAAILVYRLVDTSIRWGFLIAALAVWLAIRPPRRAATRHALCTAVLLAGPLLAVSPRWGDAAIPWPAPAVATPAPAPPSVPLHEPPPPLVMPREPIVETIAEIEPIVAVEIPAAPPPEPIDWPKVAWRSAAGVWAAGTIMMLARLLLGAGSLARWSRRAVSASADDLSLFDECRAELPTSRPVRLARHSGTTSPVVVGGFRPLILLPGAEAWDERSTDQRRAALWHELAHVRRYDDAWKLLQELIRVPSWHHPLVHWLLSRLDRERELLCDEAAVSLGDDPKGLARLLLELSRRPTGRSVPSTSLPFLDRRTTAIRIERLLEDDMTRSLSRPSLFRTLTIGPLALVAALGIGGLRVRLSEASEPPRQEPPPAAGRPAPKFDVFSGEIIDSQGRPIAGVTGVEIPIGPSSRRVVTDAEGRFTLEGANLTKHTPFVFWAPGYIPARGLVKFISRPQATKWRFPLREASPFSGQVVDDHGEPIAGATVRLKRIVASEKQGDNGFKTSTFPIGADWPAPGLSGTTAADGSFTFPYASSTVSTDVDLEIRTGNGRLMVPRVEWKDSPFNPRNPFTIGLVAVSTVENTRITVVPAARLEGSVASQVQGVDLSQLRVRTWPSIGRSPGPFPLDETPSVPVAADGRFTIDGLNAGSIDLRVEGPGRDQDWIASDARNIQPILGATTKATLTLRTGVEVVGKVVERGTGRPASGVTLGASDPKLMFGHHAARVTTDAQGRYKLRMEHGRRIFGVSVHAGWDQWQEMESKRFVTVPEGVARFEAPTIEMPPYVAARVRVVDADHRPLAGMKVTACVGSYFPTPVPALPLTGGGEDNFTVSVVSDADAKSFSDAQRLKSAEFWTVFGETDADGRLAVTESSDLVPGDEPVKVWVDLPDGTKHESRFASATGGVEVVLPPRQGAADVFHGMVVDPQNRPIAGAVGVEAPLGRNARRVVTDADGRFTLDNVDRNKPVRFVFSAPGYFPASPTIPFVDRPQDTKWVCKLQEAAPFSGRIVDAVGKPITGATVRLTQVAVIDSKDGQSGSCDLVPLQSDSPFPETTTTTNDDGSFTFPYASKSAATEVNLTIRTRDGRMMVPQPFAKPITPRPGFPWTIESVAVSTTEKTQITVVPAARLSGKITSQVPGVDLSQLRVKVRSSLARFASLEDVLPSVPVTADGWFAFDCLSNTKVDLRVEGPGRHQDWIVDDARDIQPTLGATTEASLSLRPGVEVIGKVVERKTGRPLAGVAFVAQVADMQFFDQTVQVRTDVDGRYRLRLSPRRYVFGVDPRSHALVPQVESKRFVTIPDGVAAFEPPTIEAPPHIVPRIRVIDADRRPVADASVTVSAGKPTLFVPADAPAGSWTTTIASGDKIYSSVKFAISFIPSVPGAKPQVDDLLLKGVEYWPVFGKTGADGLLVAASPWNTIPGDEPAMVEVVAPGGQTHKLQVHAAGEEVVKITLPRREGGADEFRGMVVDPQGQPLAGVVGVEANPRVGGRLTVRTDAGGRFALKGVDLKDRSRFLFWAPGCVPSYGGMSPDYRPGGLEWLLKFPAAAPFSCRLVDERGKPVAGATVRLAQIALVRTEGDSTGRSGPVALDIDSLVPNTTTTTAADGSFSFPHGCKDWGTEVRLEIRTADGRPMIPQPASDRRWLHNAWLEKLVAVSTKAQTQITAVPSARVEGKVRSEVPDVDLSRLWIRVRLTRGRMDNLDLNRSCAVPVAADGKFTLDYLDAEKVDLLVEGPGRDQDWITNDALSVSPTLGATTEASVTLRRGVEMIGKVVERGTNRPMAGATVGLYMPEIHLLNRMARTRTDAEGRYRIRGESMIRQMVGVDVRGDSPILRLESKRGVQVPEGVERFEVPTIEVPPYVVARFRVVDADHRPVAGARISWPGRDGLMGLRNGTTNADGRLTLDPIMASRIKIPSDAPFALKIASPGGQEQPFEIQPTADGLVEVVLPPREEPAMELKGVVLDPEGRPVPGATVVIEDAGNGPLPGRLRASLTSDDRGRYSWKVDPSVSLVCVLARAPGFVSAVGSDLWATNPRFNAETGRDFNVKLDRPGEFGGVLVDRDGHPMAGARIQATRAQFYQGTGDNRMIHRIRLPIPDDPQGLHAPGRLPVVATTAVDGSFQFSESLPNTETTLWLEITDGQGRPVTVRPARINSQGDPAPLNAAEFRPGDRPTLAAVPASWIEGRVSTEIPGLDLSQLSVEAVGREPKSDAFSVHPRGLNRVSVRADGRYRIGPIVPAAVDLVLHGPDECKLWTYRAKDDLKPPVDGTLHVDLEAIEGVEVVGKVIDSMQGRGLPGAVVEARPGGRTATTDLDGLYHLRLPEGEARIIVRALPAGFESIPAVGAEHKIIVPWGVERFEAPRIVTAKLTDLR
- a CDS encoding BlaI/MecI/CopY family transcriptional regulator, yielding MAGRKVLAMTERQFAVLRVLWEHGPLTVRGLMEHLPRGDRQPYTTVLGLLQQMEKAGLVEHDKDGQTHVYRPAVSSREATGSLLSDFLARFFHGSAEKLILGLVDSEQIAPDDLRAIESKLAEAEQGGEAEPKKATRRRKKP
- a CDS encoding endonuclease domain-containing protein codes for the protein MNDDGPSRNGKKPRLDPELKRRAKMNRREPTAPERLLWQVLRGGRLRGTKFRRQVVIEPYVVDFFCHESRLAVEVDGESHADRGEADLTRQRWLEAQGIRVLRVGNDDVLKDMETVVEAILLALDRAKALGSG